In Carya illinoinensis cultivar Pawnee chromosome 7, C.illinoinensisPawnee_v1, whole genome shotgun sequence, the following are encoded in one genomic region:
- the LOC122317021 gene encoding protein PHR1-LIKE 1-like isoform X2, with protein MNMYPALSIQISGTDQLSNLGASGAMSSSFPVVPPFVDDKYSSYPDSFWVSPERELMKNPISSQASAIAFNSSVDEHLFTSSTGLPSDTHFSSVSHGGHSRISPFISQSSAERESFLPTHSSHLGVQSTALINNNDGSQDISWCTDPFQDFLNFPAYASAENSQVESSTGVVASEYHTRRDDWQWARGWINSELEPDCNELPNVSVVDPKPKQPQIRVQQPAPPVEFQSVDNAMSTAPPTKFRMRWTPERHEAFVEAVNQLGGSDQATPSAIKILMNVEGLTIFQVKSHLQKYRTAKFKPESSGGTSEKIATSIQEVKSLDLKTSMGITEALQIQMELQKRLHEQLENQRQLQLEIEKQGQHLKMMLEKQRKMEDDRIKASTSALDDPSAPLSNIVQPSPVHDNPETSKLDELKSGPGTSRVNATPEDSSWDVSRKQKAHESEDAKDQEPGCTNHTGPLTKRAKADQIAAPSTEFWSDENLFP; from the exons ATGAACATGTATCCTGCTTTATCTATTCAGATATCAGGCACGGATCAACTCAGTAACTTGGGGGCTTCTGGAGCTATGTCTTCATCTTTTCCAGTTGTCCCTCCCTTTGTTGATGACAAGTATTCCAGTTATCCAGATTCTTTTTGGGTTTCCCCAGAAAGGGAACTGATGAAAAATCCCATTTCCAGTCAGGCTTCTGCAATAGCTTTTAACAGCAGTGTTGATGAGCACTTGTTTACGTCATCCACTGGATTACCCAGTGACACTCATTTTTCTTCAGTTTCACATGGAGGGCATTCCCGAATTTCCCCATTTATTTCACAGTCATCAGCTGAGAGGGAATCATTTCTGCCAACCCATTCCTCTCATTTGGGTGTACAATCTACAGCATTGATTAATAACAATGATGGGAGTCAGGATATTTCCTGGTGTACAGATCCATTTCaggattttcttaattttcctGCATATGCATCTGCTGAGAATAGTCAGGTGGAAAGTAGTACTGGTGTCGTAGCATCTGAGTACCATACTAGGAGAGATGATTGGCAGTGGGCCCGTGGATGGATTAACTCTGAGCTGGAGCCAGATTGCAATGAGCTTCCCAATGTTAGTGTGGTAGATCCCAAACCAAAG CAACCCCAAATTCGTGTGCAGCAGCCAGCACCACCTGTGGAATTTCAAAGTGTTGATAATGCGATGTCCACTGCACCCCCTACGAAGTTCCGAATGCGTTGGACTCCAGAACGTCATGAGGCCTTTGTCGAAGCTGTCAATCAGCTTGGTGGTAGTGATC AAGCTACTCCGAGTGCTATAAAGATCCTCATGAATGTTGAAGGCCTGACTATCTTTCAAGTGAAAAGCCACCTGCAG AAGTATAGAACAGCCAAATTCAAACCGGAGTCATCAGGAG gaACTTCAGAGAAAATAGCAACTTCTATTCAAGAAGTAAAATCTCTGGACCTAAAGAC GAGTATGGGAATCACTGAAGCATTGCAGATTCAGATGGAACTTCAGAAGCGGCTTCATGAACAACTAGAG AATCAAAGACAGCTGCAACTGGAAATTGAAAAACAAGGGCAGCATCTTAAAATGATGCTTGAGAAACAGAGGAAAATGGAAGATGACAGGATTAAGGCCTCAACTTCTGCCTTGGATGATCCTTCTGCTCCACTCTCAAATATAGTGCAACCATCCCCTGTGCATGACAACCCGGAAACCTCAAAATTGGATGAACTTAAATCAGGGCCAGGAACCAGTCGTGTCAATGCCACACCTGAAGACAGCTCCTGGGATGTGAGTAGGAAACAAAAGGCACATGAAAGCGAAGATGCCAAGGATCAAGAACCAGGTTGCACTAACCATACTGGTCCACTGACAAAACGAGCAAAAGCAGATCAAATAGCAGCGCCCTCAACCGAATTTTGGTCTGATGAAAATCTTTTTCCATGA
- the LOC122317021 gene encoding protein PHR1-LIKE 1-like isoform X1: MHPCSKILKGLNAPTTMNMYPALSIQISGTDQLSNLGASGAMSSSFPVVPPFVDDKYSSYPDSFWVSPERELMKNPISSQASAIAFNSSVDEHLFTSSTGLPSDTHFSSVSHGGHSRISPFISQSSAERESFLPTHSSHLGVQSTALINNNDGSQDISWCTDPFQDFLNFPAYASAENSQVESSTGVVASEYHTRRDDWQWARGWINSELEPDCNELPNVSVVDPKPKQPQIRVQQPAPPVEFQSVDNAMSTAPPTKFRMRWTPERHEAFVEAVNQLGGSDQATPSAIKILMNVEGLTIFQVKSHLQKYRTAKFKPESSGGTSEKIATSIQEVKSLDLKTSMGITEALQIQMELQKRLHEQLENQRQLQLEIEKQGQHLKMMLEKQRKMEDDRIKASTSALDDPSAPLSNIVQPSPVHDNPETSKLDELKSGPGTSRVNATPEDSSWDVSRKQKAHESEDAKDQEPGCTNHTGPLTKRAKADQIAAPSTEFWSDENLFP, from the exons ATGCACCCCTGTAGCAAAATTTTGAAAG GTCTCAATGCGCCAACAACAATGAACATGTATCCTGCTTTATCTATTCAGATATCAGGCACGGATCAACTCAGTAACTTGGGGGCTTCTGGAGCTATGTCTTCATCTTTTCCAGTTGTCCCTCCCTTTGTTGATGACAAGTATTCCAGTTATCCAGATTCTTTTTGGGTTTCCCCAGAAAGGGAACTGATGAAAAATCCCATTTCCAGTCAGGCTTCTGCAATAGCTTTTAACAGCAGTGTTGATGAGCACTTGTTTACGTCATCCACTGGATTACCCAGTGACACTCATTTTTCTTCAGTTTCACATGGAGGGCATTCCCGAATTTCCCCATTTATTTCACAGTCATCAGCTGAGAGGGAATCATTTCTGCCAACCCATTCCTCTCATTTGGGTGTACAATCTACAGCATTGATTAATAACAATGATGGGAGTCAGGATATTTCCTGGTGTACAGATCCATTTCaggattttcttaattttcctGCATATGCATCTGCTGAGAATAGTCAGGTGGAAAGTAGTACTGGTGTCGTAGCATCTGAGTACCATACTAGGAGAGATGATTGGCAGTGGGCCCGTGGATGGATTAACTCTGAGCTGGAGCCAGATTGCAATGAGCTTCCCAATGTTAGTGTGGTAGATCCCAAACCAAAG CAACCCCAAATTCGTGTGCAGCAGCCAGCACCACCTGTGGAATTTCAAAGTGTTGATAATGCGATGTCCACTGCACCCCCTACGAAGTTCCGAATGCGTTGGACTCCAGAACGTCATGAGGCCTTTGTCGAAGCTGTCAATCAGCTTGGTGGTAGTGATC AAGCTACTCCGAGTGCTATAAAGATCCTCATGAATGTTGAAGGCCTGACTATCTTTCAAGTGAAAAGCCACCTGCAG AAGTATAGAACAGCCAAATTCAAACCGGAGTCATCAGGAG gaACTTCAGAGAAAATAGCAACTTCTATTCAAGAAGTAAAATCTCTGGACCTAAAGAC GAGTATGGGAATCACTGAAGCATTGCAGATTCAGATGGAACTTCAGAAGCGGCTTCATGAACAACTAGAG AATCAAAGACAGCTGCAACTGGAAATTGAAAAACAAGGGCAGCATCTTAAAATGATGCTTGAGAAACAGAGGAAAATGGAAGATGACAGGATTAAGGCCTCAACTTCTGCCTTGGATGATCCTTCTGCTCCACTCTCAAATATAGTGCAACCATCCCCTGTGCATGACAACCCGGAAACCTCAAAATTGGATGAACTTAAATCAGGGCCAGGAACCAGTCGTGTCAATGCCACACCTGAAGACAGCTCCTGGGATGTGAGTAGGAAACAAAAGGCACATGAAAGCGAAGATGCCAAGGATCAAGAACCAGGTTGCACTAACCATACTGGTCCACTGACAAAACGAGCAAAAGCAGATCAAATAGCAGCGCCCTCAACCGAATTTTGGTCTGATGAAAATCTTTTTCCATGA
- the LOC122317021 gene encoding protein PHR1-LIKE 1-like isoform X3, with translation MSSSFPVVPPFVDDKYSSYPDSFWVSPERELMKNPISSQASAIAFNSSVDEHLFTSSTGLPSDTHFSSVSHGGHSRISPFISQSSAERESFLPTHSSHLGVQSTALINNNDGSQDISWCTDPFQDFLNFPAYASAENSQVESSTGVVASEYHTRRDDWQWARGWINSELEPDCNELPNVSVVDPKPKQPQIRVQQPAPPVEFQSVDNAMSTAPPTKFRMRWTPERHEAFVEAVNQLGGSDQATPSAIKILMNVEGLTIFQVKSHLQKYRTAKFKPESSGGTSEKIATSIQEVKSLDLKTSMGITEALQIQMELQKRLHEQLENQRQLQLEIEKQGQHLKMMLEKQRKMEDDRIKASTSALDDPSAPLSNIVQPSPVHDNPETSKLDELKSGPGTSRVNATPEDSSWDVSRKQKAHESEDAKDQEPGCTNHTGPLTKRAKADQIAAPSTEFWSDENLFP, from the exons ATGTCTTCATCTTTTCCAGTTGTCCCTCCCTTTGTTGATGACAAGTATTCCAGTTATCCAGATTCTTTTTGGGTTTCCCCAGAAAGGGAACTGATGAAAAATCCCATTTCCAGTCAGGCTTCTGCAATAGCTTTTAACAGCAGTGTTGATGAGCACTTGTTTACGTCATCCACTGGATTACCCAGTGACACTCATTTTTCTTCAGTTTCACATGGAGGGCATTCCCGAATTTCCCCATTTATTTCACAGTCATCAGCTGAGAGGGAATCATTTCTGCCAACCCATTCCTCTCATTTGGGTGTACAATCTACAGCATTGATTAATAACAATGATGGGAGTCAGGATATTTCCTGGTGTACAGATCCATTTCaggattttcttaattttcctGCATATGCATCTGCTGAGAATAGTCAGGTGGAAAGTAGTACTGGTGTCGTAGCATCTGAGTACCATACTAGGAGAGATGATTGGCAGTGGGCCCGTGGATGGATTAACTCTGAGCTGGAGCCAGATTGCAATGAGCTTCCCAATGTTAGTGTGGTAGATCCCAAACCAAAG CAACCCCAAATTCGTGTGCAGCAGCCAGCACCACCTGTGGAATTTCAAAGTGTTGATAATGCGATGTCCACTGCACCCCCTACGAAGTTCCGAATGCGTTGGACTCCAGAACGTCATGAGGCCTTTGTCGAAGCTGTCAATCAGCTTGGTGGTAGTGATC AAGCTACTCCGAGTGCTATAAAGATCCTCATGAATGTTGAAGGCCTGACTATCTTTCAAGTGAAAAGCCACCTGCAG AAGTATAGAACAGCCAAATTCAAACCGGAGTCATCAGGAG gaACTTCAGAGAAAATAGCAACTTCTATTCAAGAAGTAAAATCTCTGGACCTAAAGAC GAGTATGGGAATCACTGAAGCATTGCAGATTCAGATGGAACTTCAGAAGCGGCTTCATGAACAACTAGAG AATCAAAGACAGCTGCAACTGGAAATTGAAAAACAAGGGCAGCATCTTAAAATGATGCTTGAGAAACAGAGGAAAATGGAAGATGACAGGATTAAGGCCTCAACTTCTGCCTTGGATGATCCTTCTGCTCCACTCTCAAATATAGTGCAACCATCCCCTGTGCATGACAACCCGGAAACCTCAAAATTGGATGAACTTAAATCAGGGCCAGGAACCAGTCGTGTCAATGCCACACCTGAAGACAGCTCCTGGGATGTGAGTAGGAAACAAAAGGCACATGAAAGCGAAGATGCCAAGGATCAAGAACCAGGTTGCACTAACCATACTGGTCCACTGACAAAACGAGCAAAAGCAGATCAAATAGCAGCGCCCTCAACCGAATTTTGGTCTGATGAAAATCTTTTTCCATGA